From the genome of Thermosynechococcus sp. NK55a:
AAAATCGCCCCTGATTCCCAAAGCACCACATCCCCATCCACAATCACGGGCACTTTACCCATGGGGTTGAGTTTGAGAAATTCAGGCTGATGTTGTTCCCCAGCTTGGAGATCTATCAGCACAAACTCATAGGGAATGCCCAGTTCTTCTAAATACCAGCGGACAATACTGGCGCGGGATTTGGCGCCGCCATAGAGCTTTAGCATAGGTCAGTTGCAGCGATCAATGTGTCAATCAAATTTCAGTCACTTTTATTTATTATGATCCTTGATTGATCCTTGATCGACCTCAAAATCATTTCCTGCCTAACTCTCCTCAGCGCCAAAGCAGATGTAGGGGCCATTCAGCTACCACTTCCGCCAAGTGCTCATTGGACGGTTGACCATAGGGCAGCACCCCCAACACCGGCACTTGGGTAAAATGGCTGAGAAAGTCTGGGGGGGTCCACTGTTCAATCTCGGCATCACTACAGGGGGTAACACAGTTGAGAATTAGACCACGAATGGCCAACTGGTACTGCCGGGCAAGGGCAATATTGGCCACAATTTGGGCGATCGCCCCCAAGCGTACTGTTGCCACTAAGACAATGGGCAACTGCCAAGCGGCTGCCAAATCCGCCACTGTCCACTCCCAAGTAATGGGCGAGCCTAGGCCCCCAATCCCTTCAACTAAAAGATAATCAAACCGCTCCTGAAGCTGCTGGTAAGTCTGCCAGATGGGGGCTAAATCAATCCTGCGATTTTCCAATTGGGCTGCAATGGGAGGCGCAAGGGGGGCTCCAAAACTCAGAGGGCACACCTCCCTGGGCGTTTGTTCCAGAGGTAGGGTTTGACAGTAGTAGTCCCCATCGCCAATCTCAACCGCTGTTCCACTTTGCATGGGCTTGAGAATGCCCCAGCGTTCTTGAGGACGGTAGCGATGGGCGTAAGACCACAGGGCTCGTGTGATCATTGTTTTGCCCACCCCAGTATCGACACCGGTAATGAGTAAAGACTGGCAATGCTGTGAAATGTTCAACCCTCCCTACCGTTGTCGCGATAGTTCTCAATGGATTATACCCATTTCATCTTCTTTTTCACTTTGATTAAATTCACTTCATTAAATGTGACGGCAAAACCTGATCCTGTTGCAGCTCATGGTGAATGGCTGCAAAACTGCTGGGATGGGCAGGGAGCGATCGCGCCAAAGACCTCAATTGTGGGTACTCCGAAACCGCTGAGGGCCAATATGTTTTCAGTATAGACGCCCTAGGGGTTAGAGGGCATCGGGATATCAATCAGGGCTTTTAATCATCAGAACTCGTAGGGGGGGCGATCGCAGGCGGCGCAGTTTCAAGTACTCTAGGAAATAGTCCTTACTGAATGTCTGCCGCGCAACCATGGCTGAGACCCTCATGTTTAATGCCCTTCGTGCTGCCATTGATGAAGAAATGGAGCGAGATCCCACGGTTTTTGTGCTGGGGGAAGATGTGGGACATTATGGCGGCTCCTACAAAGTCACCAAAGACCTCTACAAAAAGTATGGTGAACTGCGCCTATTGGATACCCCCATTGCCGAAAATAGCTTTACTGGCATGGCCATTGGGGCAGCCATGACCGGCTTGCGTCCCATTGTCGAGGGCATGAACATGGGCTTTTTGCTGTTGGCCTTCAATCAGATTGCCAACAATGCTGGCATGCTGCGCTACACCTCTGGCGGCAACTTCAAAATTCCAATTGTGATCCGTGGTCCCGGTGGGGTTGGGCGACAACTGGGGGCAGAGCACTCCCAACGGCTCGAGGCCTACTTTCAAGCAGTGCCGGGATTAAAAATTGTTGCCTGCTCGACTCCCTACAACGCCAAAGGCTTGCTCAAGTCAGCGATTCGCGATCCCAATCCGGTGCTGTTCTTTGAGCATGTGCTCCTATACAACCTCAAGGAGGATCTCCCAGAGGAAGAATATCTCCTACCGCTTGATAAAGCCGAAGTTGTTCGCACTGGTCAAGATGTAACGATCTTGACCTACTCGCGGATGCGTCACCATGTTCTGCAAGCGGTGAAAACCCTTGAAAAAGAGGGCTACGACCCCGAAGTGATTGACCTGATTTCCCTAAAGCCCTTCGACTTTGGGACAATTGGTGCCTCGATTCGCAAAACCCATCGCGTGGTGATTGTCGAAGAGTGCATGAAGACAGGGGGGATTGGTGCCGAACTTTCAGCTTCGATCATGGAACGCTACTTTGATGAACTGGATGCACCGGTCATCCGCCTTTCTTCCAAAGATGTTCCTACCCCCTACAATGGCACCCTAGAGAATCTGACGATTGTGCAACCGCCTCAAATTGTAGCGGCAGTGCAAAAGCTGGTGCAGGGACAGGTTTAGCCATGGGAAAGTATCGCGGCTGGCTGATTGGCATTTTGGTGTTGCTGATGGCTGCCACGTGGGTCATTGTGCGCACGCCGGCTCGGCTGGGCTTAGATCTGCGGGGGGGTGCCCAACTGACGTTGCAGGTGCAAACAACAGACAAGGTGCCGCAAATTACGCCCCAAGTGCTGGCGGCAGTTCAAGGGGTGGTGCAACGGCGGATTGATGGCTTGGGTGTTGCCGAAGCAGTGGTACAAACCGCCGGGGACGACAAGCTTTTGGTGCAATTGCCCGGGGTGACGGATCCACAGCAGGCGGAGCGAATTCTCAAGGGGACAGCGCAACTGCTCTTTGCTGTGCAGAAGTCGGGCACAGAGACACAACTGCAAATTGAGCGGCAACTTCAGTCGCAACTGCTCTTGGAACAGGCTCAACTCTTGGCGGAGCAGGCTCAGAAGGCCAATGATCCCGAAGCCCTGAAGGAGATTGAGGCGAAGCTAGAAAAAACCGTGACTCCCTTGAAAAAAGCCAGCAAGCGATCGCCGGCCTCTTTAGACCCTCCGATTTAACGGGGGCAATGCTCAGGGAGGCCTTTGCCACTCCAGTGGCGCCTGGATCCCCAAACTGGAGTGTGATTGTCCGCTTTGACAACCAAGGGGCTGAACTGTTTGCCCAACTGACGAAGGAGATTGCTGGCACGGGCCGCAGCCTTGGGATTTTTCTTGACAATCGCCTGATTAGTGCGCCAACTGTGGCGGTGGAATATGCAGAAACGGGGATTGTTGGCGGGAGTGCGGAGATTTCTGGGGGTTTTACTGCCCAAACTGCGAATGATTTAGCGATTCAGTTGCAGGGGGGTGCACTGCCGGTGCCCCTAGAGGTCGTGGAAAACCGCACGGTGGGTGCTTCCCTGGGGCAAGACAGTATTCGCGATAGTCTCTATGCCGGCTTGGCGGGCTTGGGGTTGGTGCTAGTCTTTATGGTCGCCTACTACCGCCTGCCGGGACTCATTGCCGATATTGCCCTGCTTCTATATGCCATCTTTACCTATGCAGCTTTTCTGCTGTTTGGGGTGACGCTGACACTGCCGGGGATTGCGGGTTTTATTCTCAGTATTGGTATGGCGGTGGATGCCAATGTGCTCATTTTTGAGCGTACCCGCGAGGAGCTGCGGGCAGGAAAAACCCTCTACCGTGCCGTTGAATCGGGGTTCGATCGCGCCTTTGCCAGTATTCTGGATAGCAATGTCACCACCTTGATTGCCTGTGCTGCCCTCTTTGCCTTGGGAACAGGGTTTGTCCGCGGTTTTGCCGTTACCCTTGCCATTGGCATTGGCATTAGTATGTTTACGGCTCTCACCTGTAGTCGCACGTTTCTGTTCTATGCCATTAGCATTCCCAGTCTGCGTAGGCCCAATTGGTTCTGTCCAAAACTGGAGAGCGTTCGATGAGCTTTAGTGTCAATCGCCAGCGATCGCTCTGGTGGGGTCTATCTTTGGTGGTCATTCTCAGTGGGCTTGTGGCCATGGCCATCTCTTGGGTGTCCCTGGGCACTCCCCTGCGGTTAGGCTTAGATTTTATTGGCGGGACGCGGTTGCAATTTGAACTGGCCTGCAGCGCCACCAACAACTGTTCTCAGCCCATTGATATTGATGTGGTGCGTCAAGTGCTCAACCAGCAGGGATTGGGCAACAGCAGCTTGCAAATTGTGGGTGAGTATGGGGTGAGTATTCGCACAGTGCCTCTCTCTGTGGATCAGCGCAGCCGCCTCAGTGACGCCCTCACGCAAAAAATCGGTGACTTTGACCCCCAGAAAACCCAAATTGAGACCGTTGGTCCGACCCTTGGCAATGAAATCCTGCGATCGGGACTGCTGGCACTGTTGGTATCGTTTATTGGCATTACGATTTATCTGACGCTGCGCTTCCAGTTTGACTATGCCTGTTTTGCCCTTGTCGCCCTTGTCCACGATGTATTGGTGACCACCGGCATTTTTGCCATTTTAGGACTTGTGGCAGGGGTGGAAATTGATAGCCTCTTCATTGTGGCGCTGCTCACGATCATTGGTTTTTCTGTGAACGATACAGTGGTCATCTACGACCGCGTGCGGGAAACACTGAACCTCAACCCAGAGCTTGGAATTCAAGAGGTGGTGGATCAGGCCGTAGTGCAAACCCTTGGCCGCTCCATCAATACCACCCTGACAACGCTACTGCCTCTGATCACGATTCTTCTCTTTGGGGGCGATACACTGCGCTACTTTGCCTTGGCCTTGCTGATTGGTTTCACAACGGGGGCCTATTCAAGTATTTTCATTGCCAGTACTCTCCTTGCCTGGTGGCGCGATCGCCAGCCGCCGCGTCCCGCTACGAATACCCTGGAGACAACGTCGACGCCCTAACTGGTTGTGCTCATTCCCCTCACCCAAGAGAAAGTCCGTCAATTGGTGCCGCTGGTGGCCACCGGTTCCCAGTATCGCTATGTTTGGGGCAAGCTTCAGGACTTTCTACGACGCTTAACCTTCTCCGTGGTGGCGGTGGCCGTTATTGCCTTGGGTTTGAATTTTTTAGGGGATAGCGCTCAACTGATTTTGGGTCTGGTGGCGGGTCTCTATTGGCTCTGGGCACCGGCAGTGCTAGCCTCATTTCGCAATCGTCGCCATCGGCGGTTTCCCTATGGCGGCTTTTGGCGCGGGCGTGTCTTGGATGTTTATGTCACGGAAGAATTGGTGGGCAAAGAAGAGACAGTTAACGACAAGGGACAACTCGTCATTATTGAGAACCGTGAACGCTGCTTGAATCTGGAGATTGGCGATAAAACGGGCTTTGAAACCAGAGTGCAAGCCAAATTGCTGCGTCAACATCGAGGGATTCGCCCTGGCGATGCAGCGGAAATGCTGGTTCTCTCCCGTCGTCCTGATCTTGCAGAGATTGAATTGATTTCTGAAGTTTTCCTACCCCGCCATCGCCTCTGGATTGGCACCTACCCAATTTTGCAGCGGGATGCCTTTATTGATTTATCAGAAACCCTGCGGCGCAAAGCGCGCTCTCAAGCGCCTCGGCGATCGCCCCGCTCCCGACGTTCCAGCCTGTGATACCTTAAAGGAAAGAAATAAAAGTTAACAATTTCCGATATTCCCTTGACTGCTCTTACTTCCCCCTCGACACTTTCCTCTCTGCGCCTTGGCTCACGGCTAGCTTGGTTGCTCTTTGGCTTTGCCGCCTGCTTGGTCTCCATTCCCGTTTTTATTGAGGCGCCTCTCGTGCGGACATTGCCTTGGCTGAGTTTGGCTTTGACGCCGCTGCTGGTGGGTCTCAGTTTTTATCTCCAACGCCAGCCCCACTCCCGCTATTGGGGTGAGATGCTTTATGGATTTAGCTGGTGTTGGGGGGCAGGTTCGCTCTACTGGGGATGGTTGCGCTGGGAACCCCTGTGGCATTTGCCCATTGAGGCTTTACCCATTCCGCTGATGCTCTGGCACCTGCGGCAACGGCAGCAACTGGTGGGCGTGTTCTTTTTTTGCGGCTCTTTTCTGGGCACTGCCATCACTGATGCCTACTTTTACTTGATTGATGTGATTCCCCATTGGCGAGCCATTATGTATCTCGAAGGGGATGTCATTTCAGTTCAGGAGATGCTTGCACAGGCGATCGCTCAGGCCCAGACCTTTAGTGGCCAGGTGTGGGGGGTTCTCTTGAGCCTGAGTTTGCTCCTCATTGGTCTGCTGCCCCTCTTTGAATCCCAGATTCGTCGTGGCTCCGTCTTGCCCGTATGGGGATTTATGGGCGCTGTCTTGAGTACACTCGTTGTTGACGGTCTCTTTGGCCTTACCATTGGCCTAATGTCGATGAGTTAAAAGAGTTAACCTCTGGCAGCATGCGGGACTTCCCGCCGATAAAGCTAAAATCAGCACAGAGGGATTCAACGGCAACCATGGGGGTTTTTGCTCACCTTTGCTTAACGGGATCGGCTTTTCTCTTTGCCCTTGAGGGCTATTATCGGCTGAAGCTCAGAGGAATAAAGGTGGCCAGTCCTAGCACCATTGGTGAGTTACAAAAGTTCCAACAACAGGTGGCTCAGGAGATGGGTAGCGGCAGTTGGCGCGAGTATGTGCAGGTGGTTGGTCAAGTAACGGCGTCTCAGCCCTTGCTCTCGGAAGTGAAGCGCATTCCCTGTGTCTATTACAAAACGATTATCAGCCGCGAGTATGAAAAACAGGGGAGCGATCGCTCCTCGGAAATCATTGGCCGCCATGAGCAGTCAACCCTATTTTTCTGCGCGATCATCAAGGGGAGATTGAGGTGAACCCTGTCGGTGCTGAGATTGAAGCTGTGCAGGTCTTAGATGAACTGCGGCCAGTGGATAAACCCCATTCCCTTGCCTTCTCTTTAGGGGTTCTGTCATTGAATTGGCGCTTTGGTAGTAATACAACGCTTGGCTATCGCTATCAGGAGTGGGTGCTGCCCTTGGGGCAACCCATCTCGGTGGTGGGCATGGCCTCGGATCAGGGGGGAGTTCTCCGCCTCCAAAAGCCGCAAAACAGGGGACAAAAATTCATCATTTCCCTGAGCTTTGAGGATCCGCTGATTCAGCAGTACAAACAGCAAAAACGAAAAATGACCTATGCTTCCCTGAGTGCCGCTCTCTGTGGTGTCTGTGGTTTAGTTTTGGCCTTGTTTTAGGGTTTTAGGCTTAATCGGGTTCTTGCTTTGGGTTTTTAGGTTGTATCCAGATGATCCGCCGCTGATTGGCGCCAATTAAATTGGCCTCCTCCTGGGCAATGCGCCGCCGTGCTTGGGGCTGGCGATCGCGCTCCTGTTCCCGTTGTAATTCCCTAACTCGCGCCTCCAGTTGGGCCACTTCCGCTTCGAGGGCATGGAGTTTTTGCAGTTGACTCAGTTGATAGGGCACCAGCTTGGCGATCGCCCCAAGGGCAAAGGCGAGTAGCACTAGATTCACTGCAATTTTGGCACCCG
Proteins encoded in this window:
- a CDS encoding E3 ubiquitin ligase family protein; this translates as MNPVGAEIEAVQVLDELRPVDKPHSLAFSLGVLSLNWRFGSNTTLGYRYQEWVLPLGQPISVVGMASDQGGVLRLQKPQNRGQKFIISLSFEDPLIQQYKQQKRKMTYASLSAALCGVCGLVLALF
- the bioD gene encoding dethiobiotin synthase, whose protein sequence is MITRALWSYAHRYRPQERWGILKPMQSGTAVEIGDGDYYCQTLPLEQTPREVCPLSFGAPLAPPIAAQLENRRIDLAPIWQTYQQLQERFDYLLVEGIGGLGSPITWEWTVADLAAAWQLPIVLVATVRLGAIAQIVANIALARQYQLAIRGLILNCVTPCSDAEIEQWTPPDFLSHFTQVPVLGVLPYGQPSNEHLAEVVAEWPLHLLWR
- the secF gene encoding protein translocase subunit SecF, yielding MSFSVNRQRSLWWGLSLVVILSGLVAMAISWVSLGTPLRLGLDFIGGTRLQFELACSATNNCSQPIDIDVVRQVLNQQGLGNSSLQIVGEYGVSIRTVPLSVDQRSRLSDALTQKIGDFDPQKTQIETVGPTLGNEILRSGLLALLVSFIGITIYLTLRFQFDYACFALVALVHDVLVTTGIFAILGLVAGVEIDSLFIVALLTIIGFSVNDTVVIYDRVRETLNLNPELGIQEVVDQAVVQTLGRSINTTLTTLLPLITILLFGGDTLRYFALALLIGFTTGAYSSIFIASTLLAWWRDRQPPRPATNTLETTSTP
- a CDS encoding DUF3120 domain-containing protein, with product MTALTSPSTLSSLRLGSRLAWLLFGFAACLVSIPVFIEAPLVRTLPWLSLALTPLLVGLSFYLQRQPHSRYWGEMLYGFSWCWGAGSLYWGWLRWEPLWHLPIEALPIPLMLWHLRQRQQLVGVFFFCGSFLGTAITDAYFYLIDVIPHWRAIMYLEGDVISVQEMLAQAIAQAQTFSGQVWGVLLSLSLLLIGLLPLFESQIRRGSVLPVWGFMGAVLSTLVVDGLFGLTIGLMSMS
- a CDS encoding alpha-ketoacid dehydrogenase subunit beta; this encodes MAETLMFNALRAAIDEEMERDPTVFVLGEDVGHYGGSYKVTKDLYKKYGELRLLDTPIAENSFTGMAIGAAMTGLRPIVEGMNMGFLLLAFNQIANNAGMLRYTSGGNFKIPIVIRGPGGVGRQLGAEHSQRLEAYFQAVPGLKIVACSTPYNAKGLLKSAIRDPNPVLFFEHVLLYNLKEDLPEEEYLLPLDKAEVVRTGQDVTILTYSRMRHHVLQAVKTLEKEGYDPEVIDLISLKPFDFGTIGASIRKTHRVVIVEECMKTGGIGAELSASIMERYFDELDAPVIRLSSKDVPTPYNGTLENLTIVQPPQIVAAVQKLVQGQV